The following are from one region of the Chromobacterium phragmitis genome:
- a CDS encoding carbohydrate kinase family protein: MTPPQFIAFGEALTDFIRQENDVWQSRPGGAGWNVARVVGRLGVGAAFAGAVSDDLLGRQLLDASAAAGLDIRFLQTLPYPPLLAMVPSSQPPSYFFVGDNSADLHFDLARLPPDGLDALRIAYFGSISLARPPLADRLLELAHELAARGVAIAFDPNMRSAMSEAGYRRRFEALAGLASYIKASDEDLQQLFPARDQDCALEALRRLAPQAAILFTRGADGMSLISPDGTLEQAALPAQVTDTIGCGDASIGGLIASLLKHPARTMAEHLRFAAATAACTAGHAGAYAPDETMVNAKLALPSAA; this comes from the coding sequence ATGACTCCCCCACAGTTCATCGCCTTTGGCGAAGCCCTGACCGATTTCATCCGCCAGGAAAACGATGTTTGGCAGTCCCGCCCGGGCGGGGCCGGCTGGAATGTGGCCAGGGTGGTGGGCAGGCTGGGGGTGGGCGCCGCATTCGCCGGCGCGGTCAGCGACGATCTGCTGGGGCGCCAGCTGCTGGACGCGTCCGCCGCCGCAGGCCTGGACATCCGCTTCCTCCAGACCCTGCCCTATCCGCCGCTGCTGGCGATGGTGCCGTCCAGCCAGCCGCCTTCGTATTTTTTCGTCGGCGACAATAGCGCCGACCTGCATTTCGACTTGGCACGGCTGCCGCCGGATGGGCTGGACGCGCTGCGCATCGCCTACTTCGGCAGCATCAGCCTGGCCAGACCGCCGCTGGCCGACCGGCTGCTGGAATTGGCGCATGAATTGGCCGCGCGCGGCGTGGCCATTGCTTTCGACCCCAATATGCGCAGCGCGATGAGCGAAGCCGGCTACCGCCGCCGCTTCGAGGCGCTGGCTGGCCTGGCCAGCTACATCAAGGCCTCGGACGAGGATTTGCAGCAGCTGTTTCCCGCGCGGGATCAAGACTGTGCGCTGGAAGCGCTGCGCCGCCTCGCGCCCCAGGCCGCCATCCTGTTCACCCGCGGCGCGGACGGCATGAGCCTGATCAGCCCGGACGGCACGCTGGAACAAGCCGCGCTGCCGGCTCAGGTGACGGACACCATAGGCTGCGGCGACGCCTCCATCGGCGGCCTGATCGCCAGCCTGCTGAAACACCCGGCCCGGACGATGGCGGAGCACCTGCGCTTCGCCGCCGCCACCGCCGCCTGCACCGCTGGCCATGCTGGCGCTTACGCGCCGGATGAGACGATGGTGAACGCGAAGCTGGCGCTGCCGTCGGCCGCCTGA
- a CDS encoding ankyrin repeat domain-containing protein, protein MKKFLLSLTASAILAFSISVHAKSLEDKLLDATATYIDKPSTKKMQTIDKLLAQGAKPHFAFPMDAEEAMEIPTPLGLSIYFNDATLTHKFLETKPDLTLPVSIQMNMPPMMYAMLPPEISPKEREARRAIIKDLLAHGASPNVKTADDGTTALMTASGVVQMYPPDLENAKSLLQAGADANARNHYGDWPLTSIGASNLGIVKLMLDAKADVKKPNNNGQNAMHFVCTRYFKTRANAPDPDAEARIVLLKQAGLDINGMPEQQGLSTFGNPLYTALQEKNPDCVQALLKQGASPDAPAVRDLHGNTRTLREWLKAEGKDFLKNNAIPASLRKQLL, encoded by the coding sequence ATGAAAAAATTCCTACTTTCGCTCACAGCCTCAGCCATACTGGCATTCTCCATTTCTGTCCATGCCAAGTCTCTGGAAGACAAACTGCTGGATGCCACAGCAACTTATATCGACAAGCCTTCGACTAAGAAGATGCAGACGATAGACAAGTTGCTCGCCCAAGGTGCCAAACCTCATTTCGCCTTCCCGATGGATGCAGAAGAAGCAATGGAGATTCCTACCCCGCTAGGCCTATCCATCTACTTCAACGACGCGACGCTGACTCACAAGTTTCTGGAAACCAAGCCAGATCTGACGCTACCGGTTTCCATTCAGATGAATATGCCGCCGATGATGTACGCGATGTTGCCACCGGAGATATCCCCGAAAGAACGGGAAGCCCGCCGCGCCATCATCAAGGATTTGCTGGCTCATGGCGCGAGTCCCAATGTCAAAACGGCGGACGACGGCACCACGGCCTTAATGACGGCGAGCGGCGTGGTGCAGATGTACCCGCCGGATCTGGAAAACGCCAAAAGCCTACTGCAGGCAGGCGCGGATGCCAACGCTCGCAATCATTATGGCGACTGGCCGCTGACATCGATCGGTGCCAGCAATCTCGGCATCGTCAAGCTGATGCTGGACGCGAAAGCGGATGTGAAAAAGCCGAACAATAATGGCCAGAACGCCATGCATTTCGTCTGCACCCGCTACTTCAAGACGCGCGCCAATGCGCCAGACCCGGATGCGGAAGCGCGCATCGTCCTGCTGAAGCAAGCCGGACTCGACATCAACGGCATGCCGGAACAACAAGGTTTGTCGACGTTTGGCAATCCGCTGTACACCGCACTGCAGGAAAAGAACCCCGACTGCGTCCAGGCTTTGCTCAAGCAGGGCGCGTCGCCCGATGCGCCGGCAGTGCGCGATCTGCACGGCAATACCCGCACGCTGAGGGAATGGCTGAAAGCCGAAGGCAAGGACTTCCTGAAGAACAACGCCATCCCCGCCAGCCTACGCAAGCAACTGCTGTAA
- a CDS encoding SUKH-3 domain-containing protein: protein MNYCFIPTVESELIKNGWHPDRKVPIQNIVLTWKNEGYNIFQEALDFIQNLDGITFKHPSKSGESEDESCFDSILATKGFDRLWAIEVYEPLIGKKLLPIGQGYSRHLTYLMSNDGAIYGGYDDFFCEIGSDICKAMENIICNKEFITINS from the coding sequence ATGAACTACTGCTTTATACCTACAGTAGAGAGTGAGCTTATAAAAAATGGTTGGCACCCTGACAGGAAAGTTCCAATACAAAACATTGTCTTAACTTGGAAAAATGAAGGTTATAATATTTTCCAAGAGGCACTAGATTTCATACAAAACTTGGATGGAATCACTTTTAAACACCCGTCCAAAAGTGGAGAATCCGAAGATGAGTCATGTTTTGACTCCATACTGGCCACAAAAGGCTTTGATCGCCTTTGGGCTATTGAAGTTTACGAACCTCTAATTGGAAAGAAATTACTTCCAATAGGGCAAGGATATTCCAGACACCTAACCTATCTCATGTCTAATGATGGTGCGATTTATGGCGGATATGATGACTTCTTTTGCGAAATTGGATCCGATATTTGCAAGGCAATGGAAAACATTATTTGCAATAAAGAATTCATTACCATCAACTCCTGA
- a CDS encoding RHS repeat-associated core domain-containing protein: MLGNALQQTLAYDKAGRLSSQRLMGATQWSRQYQYDAAGQLTGIADNRSGQLNYRYDPVGRLLEAATPKGVESFRFDPAGNLLDNAPAADGHQDDSLLGNLLSQYAGRHYRYDSRGNLVEKRVNGSLTQLEWDSHNRLSRLTAPDGQRTDYHYDPLGRRIAKISQGQATLYGWDGDVLAFETRDEEAVHYLFEPDSFVPLAQVHTDAIRGVKVPAWSQHNPYDPDKDPLRQAGPEPQEPKAVYYYHTDHLGTPQALTDEHGALALEMDYQAWGQAREVIADAASKAGIRNPFRFQGQYHDDESGLHYNRYRYYDPEIGRFISRDPIGLHGGINTHAYAPNPTLWIDPTGLTRKSCPDALDEAQKAAERIRNNGGRLPTATCAVVNRRTGKVYTGTSGVKPTNIDARLASTLPKTSLEPWPTNNCAEVDAMNQALKDGSSRSDLDMATVRTKDGSAMPCCSNCSVTFKYDKVKTGKKQ; the protein is encoded by the coding sequence GTGCTGGGCAATGCGCTGCAGCAGACCCTGGCCTACGACAAGGCCGGCCGCCTGTCCAGCCAGCGGCTGATGGGCGCCACCCAGTGGAGCCGACAGTACCAGTACGACGCCGCCGGCCAACTGACCGGCATCGCCGACAATCGCAGCGGCCAGCTGAACTACCGCTATGATCCGGTCGGCCGCTTGCTGGAAGCCGCCACCCCCAAGGGCGTGGAAAGCTTCCGCTTCGATCCGGCCGGCAACCTGCTGGACAACGCCCCGGCCGCCGACGGCCATCAGGACGACAGCCTGCTCGGCAACCTGCTCAGCCAGTACGCCGGCCGCCACTACCGCTACGACAGCCGCGGCAATCTGGTGGAGAAACGCGTCAACGGCAGCCTCACCCAGCTGGAATGGGACAGCCACAACCGCCTGTCCCGCCTCACCGCGCCGGACGGCCAGCGCACCGACTACCACTACGACCCGCTGGGCCGCCGCATCGCCAAGATCAGCCAGGGCCAGGCCACGCTATACGGCTGGGACGGCGACGTGCTGGCCTTCGAAACCCGCGACGAAGAAGCGGTGCACTACCTGTTCGAGCCGGACAGCTTCGTGCCGCTGGCCCAGGTGCACACCGACGCCATTCGCGGCGTCAAAGTGCCGGCCTGGAGCCAGCACAACCCCTACGACCCGGACAAGGACCCGCTGCGTCAGGCCGGACCTGAGCCGCAAGAACCGAAGGCGGTGTACTACTACCACACCGACCACCTGGGCACGCCGCAGGCGCTGACCGACGAGCATGGCGCGCTGGCGCTGGAAATGGACTACCAAGCCTGGGGCCAGGCGCGCGAAGTCATCGCCGACGCCGCCTCAAAAGCCGGCATCCGCAACCCCTTCCGCTTCCAAGGGCAGTATCATGACGACGAGTCCGGGCTGCACTACAACCGCTATCGTTACTACGATCCTGAAATCGGCAGGTTTATTTCGCGGGATCCGATTGGACTTCATGGAGGAATTAACACACATGCATACGCACCGAATCCAACGCTATGGATTGACCCAACGGGTTTAACTCGAAAGTCTTGTCCAGATGCGCTAGATGAAGCTCAAAAAGCAGCTGAAAGAATTAGAAATAATGGTGGTAGGCTACCTACAGCCACTTGCGCCGTAGTTAATAGAAGAACTGGGAAAGTTTATACCGGAACAAGCGGAGTTAAGCCAACCAATATTGACGCTAGGCTTGCCTCAACTCTGCCAAAAACAAGTCTTGAGCCTTGGCCAACAAACAATTGTGCAGAAGTCGATGCAATGAACCAAGCGCTAAAAGATGGATCATCAAGAAGTGATCTAGACATGGCAACAGTAAGAACAAAAGACGGTAGCGCAATGCCATGCTGTTCCAACTGCTCTGTCACGTTCAAATATGACAAAGTGAAAACAGGAAAAAAACAATGA
- a CDS encoding RHS repeat-associated core domain-containing protein produces MYDAVGNVSEEHHGYHVAGVKETYRWQHEYDKLGNRIATVRPDGHRVNVLNYGSGHVHGLLFGQRDIFNLERDKLHRETQRVLGNALQQTLAYDKAGRLSSQRLMGATQWSRQYQYDAAGQLTGIADSRSGALNYRYDPVGRLLEAATPKGVESFRFDPAGNLLDNARAADGHQDDSLLGNLLSQYAGRHYRYDSRGNLVEKRVNGSLTQLEWDSHNRLSRLTAPDGQRTDYHYDPLGRRIAKISQGQATLYGWDGDVLAFETRDEAAVHYLFEPDSFVPLAQVHTDAIRGVKVPAWSQHNPYDPDKDPLRQTGPEPKAPKAVYYYHTDHLGTPQALTDEQGRLALEMDYQAWGQAREVIADAAGKAGIRNPFRFQGQYHDDESGLHYNRHRYYDPEIGRFISRDPIGLMGGINTHSYASNPVEWVDPLGLASKTPAARLADRAQSLPASQRPDTVAVIKTSDGRVIVGRNQGGVENDEVKRALQDIPPNDFDAQCAEVNAISRARNKGVNLDGATITVANVRGKGSTSGIHGTSKPPCSVCNPLLKKFNLELIEKCNHHG; encoded by the coding sequence GTGTACGACGCCGTCGGCAACGTTTCAGAAGAACACCACGGCTACCACGTCGCCGGCGTCAAGGAAACCTATCGCTGGCAGCACGAATACGACAAGCTGGGCAACCGCATCGCCACCGTCCGGCCGGACGGCCACCGCGTGAACGTGCTCAACTACGGCAGCGGCCACGTGCACGGCCTGCTGTTCGGCCAGCGCGACATCTTCAACCTGGAGCGCGACAAGCTGCACCGCGAAACCCAGCGCGTGCTGGGCAATGCGCTGCAACAGACCCTGGCCTACGACAAGGCCGGCCGCCTATCCAGCCAGCGGCTGATGGGCGCCACCCAGTGGAGCCGACAGTACCAGTACGACGCCGCCGGCCAGCTCACCGGCATCGCCGACAGCCGCAGCGGCGCCCTCAACTACCGTTACGATCCAGTAGGTCGCTTGCTGGAAGCCGCCACCCCCAAAGGCGTGGAAAGCTTCCGTTTCGACCCGGCCGGCAACCTGCTGGACAACGCGCGGGCCGCCGACGGCCATCAGGACGACAGCCTGCTCGGCAACCTGCTCAGCCAGTACGCCGGCCGCCACTACCGCTACGACAGCCGCGGCAATCTGGTGGAGAAACGCGTCAACGGCAGCCTCACCCAGCTGGAATGGGACAGCCACAACCGCCTGTCCCGCCTCACCGCGCCGGACGGCCAGCGCACCGACTACCACTACGACCCGCTGGGCCGCCGCATCGCCAAGATCAGCCAGGGCCAGGCCACGCTGTACGGCTGGGACGGCGACGTGCTGGCCTTCGAAACCCGCGACGAGGCAGCGGTGCACTACCTGTTCGAGCCGGACAGCTTCGTGCCGCTGGCCCAGGTGCACACCGACGCCATCCGCGGCGTCAAGGTACCGGCCTGGAGCCAGCACAATCCCTACGACCCGGACAAGGACCCGCTGCGTCAGACCGGACCTGAGCCGAAAGCGCCGAAGGCGGTGTACTACTACCACACCGACCACCTGGGCACCCCGCAAGCGCTGACCGACGAACAAGGCCGGCTGGCGCTGGAAATGGATTACCAGGCTTGGGGCCAGGCGCGCGAAGTCATCGCCGACGCCGCAGGTAAAGCCGGCATCCGCAACCCATTCCGCTTCCAGGGGCAGTATCATGACGACGAGTCTGGGCTGCACTACAACCGTCATCGCTACTATGATCCGGAGATCGGGCGGTTTATTTCGCGGGATCCGATTGGGTTGATGGGTGGGATTAATACCCACAGCTATGCATCAAACCCAGTTGAGTGGGTAGACCCACTTGGATTAGCAAGTAAAACACCCGCAGCTCGACTAGCCGATCGAGCGCAGAGCCTACCCGCATCTCAGCGTCCCGATACTGTTGCTGTCATTAAGACATCGGATGGAAGAGTCATAGTTGGAAGAAATCAGGGAGGAGTAGAAAATGATGAAGTTAAGCGTGCTCTCCAAGATATTCCTCCCAATGACTTTGATGCTCAATGCGCGGAAGTCAATGCCATTTCCAGAGCCCGTAACAAAGGAGTAAACTTAGACGGGGCAACCATAACTGTTGCCAATGTACGAGGCAAAGGTAGTACCAGTGGCATACATGGGACATCTAAACCGCCATGTTCCGTATGCAATCCCTTACTTAAGAAATTCAACCTTGAATTAATTGAGAAGTGTAATCATCATGGATAA
- a CDS encoding helix-turn-helix domain-containing protein codes for MQNEDALAKSVGKAIAKRRTSIGLRQEEVAEKLGIGLEAMSRMERGVVIPTITRMMQLSEIFGCSTADLVQEASYRPTDQAMYITDLLAKLADEDRTMLVGMIEQLAARLQKS; via the coding sequence ATGCAGAATGAAGACGCACTCGCCAAGTCTGTTGGCAAAGCCATTGCCAAACGCCGGACATCTATCGGGCTCAGACAGGAGGAGGTGGCAGAAAAGCTTGGAATTGGCTTGGAAGCCATGTCTAGGATGGAGCGTGGAGTGGTCATCCCAACCATCACGCGCATGATGCAGCTGTCGGAAATTTTCGGATGCTCCACAGCCGATTTGGTACAAGAAGCTAGCTATCGTCCAACAGATCAGGCCATGTATATAACCGATCTGCTGGCCAAACTGGCGGACGAAGATCGCACCATGCTGGTTGGAATGATCGAACAGCTTGCAGCTCGCCTGCAAAAAAGCTAG
- a CDS encoding IS5 family transposase (programmed frameshift), translating to MQRKVISQKLWKSLQPLLSPPPRSRRGGRPRLDDFAALNGILFVLTTGIPWEDLPQELGFGSGMTCWRRLRDWQAQGIWDRLHLALLIQLRQHDQIDWSRASIDGASVAKPPGGQETGPNPTDRGKCGSKRHIIVDRRGLPLALSITGANRHDSMVFETLVDAIPAVPGLPGRPRQKPYKLHADKGYDYRRCRAHLSRRGILVRIARRGVESSERLGRHRWVVERTHSWLAGFGKLRIRFERRLDTHYALLKLAFSLICLRFVDRFC from the exons ATGCAACGAAAAGTCATCAGCCAGAAGCTCTGGAAGTCATTGCAGCCGCTACTCTCTCCGCCGCCGCGTTCCCGCCGGGGTGGGAGGCCGCGGCTGGATGATTTTGCTGCCCTCAACGGCATCTTGTTTGTTCTCACTACCGGCATTCCTTGGGAGGACCTCCCGCAGGAACTCGGTTTTGGCAGCGGGATGACCTGCTGGCGAAGGCTGCGGGATTGGCAAGCGCAAGGCATTTGGGACCGCCTACACCTGGCTCTGCTGATACAACTGCGCCAACACGATCAAATTGATTGGAGCCGGGCCAGCATTGATGGGGCTAGCGTTGCCA AGCCCCCGGGGGGCCAAGAGACCGGCCCCAACCCCACCGATCGAGGTAAATGCGGCAGCAAACGGCACATCATCGTAGATCGCCGAGGTTTGCCATTGGCGCTGAGCATTACCGGCGCCAATCGGCACGACTCCATGGTCTTCGAAACTTTGGTCGATGCGATTCCTGCCGTTCCTGGCTTGCCAGGACGGCCCAGACAAAAGCCTTACAAGCTGCATGCTGACAAAGGCTATGACTACCGCCGTTGTCGTGCACACCTGAGCCGACGCGGAATCTTGGTGCGAATTGCTCGGCGCGGGGTGGAAAGCAGCGAGAGACTAGGTCGCCACCGCTGGGTGGTAGAACGTACCCATTCTTGGCTAGCTGGCTTCGGCAAGTTGCGCATCCGCTTCGAACGGCGGCTGGATACGCATTACGCCTTGCTCAAGCTGGCTTTCTCATTGATATGTCTGCGATTTGTCGACAGGTTTTGTTAG
- a CDS encoding RHS repeat-associated core domain-containing protein: protein MQGNALQQTLAYDKAGRLSSQRLMGATQWSRQYQYDAAGQLTGIADNRSGQLNYRYDPVGRLLEAATPKGVESFRFDPAGNLLDNAPAADGHQDDSLLGNLLSQYAGRHYRYDSRGNLVEKRVNGSLTQLEWDSHNRLSRLTAPDGQRTDYHYDPLGRRIAKISQGQATLYGWDGDVLAFETRDEAAVHYLFEPDSFVPLAQVHTDAIRGVKVPAWSQHNPYDPDKDPLRQAGPEPQEPKAVYYYHTAHLGTPQALTDEQGRLALEMDYQAWGQAREVIADAASKAGIRNPFRFQGQYHDDESGLHYNRHRYYDPEIGRFISRDPIGLVGGINTHSYTLNPVIWIDPLGLSPTQLVRYKPRSSVKPCPGGRATAIHRAWGEERELVAAGGGSREWSASERETILNTKNNAQLSSIMSKAGYTGHHINSVKGNGELGTAWKGDPRNIVFLQNGSHPSGFDEHLMGNQGHRGNYDTPGKGRLIDRKATASQMGQDGCPL, encoded by the coding sequence GTGCAGGGCAATGCGCTGCAGCAGACCCTGGCCTACGACAAGGCCGGCCGCCTCTCCAGCCAGCGGCTGATGGGCGCCACCCAGTGGAGCCGACAGTACCAGTACGACGCCGCCGGCCAACTGACCGGCATCGCCGACAATCGCAGCGGCCAGCTGAACTACCGCTATGATCCGGTCGGCCGCTTGCTGGAAGCCGCCACCCCCAAGGGCGTGGAAAGCTTCCGCTTCGATCCGGCCGGCAACCTGCTGGACAACGCCCCGGCCGCCGACGGCCATCAGGACGACAGCCTGCTCGGCAACCTGCTCAGCCAGTACGCCGGCCGCCACTACCGCTACGACAGCCGCGGCAATCTGGTGGAGAAACGCGTCAACGGCAGCCTCACCCAGCTGGAATGGGACAGCCACAACCGCCTGTCCCGCCTCACCGCGCCGGACGGCCAGCGCACCGACTACCACTACGACCCGCTGGGCCGCCGCATCGCCAAGATCAGCCAGGGCCAGGCCACGCTGTACGGCTGGGACGGCGACGTGCTGGCCTTCGAAACCCGCGACGAGGCAGCGGTGCACTACCTGTTCGAGCCGGACAGCTTCGTGCCGCTGGCCCAGGTGCACACCGACGCCATCCGCGGCGTCAAGGTACCGGCCTGGAGCCAGCACAATCCCTACGACCCGGACAAGGACCCGCTGCGTCAGGCCGGACCTGAGCCGCAAGAACCGAAGGCGGTGTACTACTACCACACCGCCCACCTGGGCACCCCGCAAGCGCTGACCGACGAACAAGGCCGGCTGGCGCTGGAAATGGATTACCAGGCTTGGGGCCAGGCGCGCGAAGTCATCGCCGACGCCGCCTCAAAAGCCGGCATCCGCAACCCCTTCCGCTTCCAAGGGCAGTATCATGACGACGAGTCCGGGCTGCACTACAACCGTCATCGCTACTATGATCCGGAGATCGGGCGGTTTATTTCACGGGATCCTATTGGGTTGGTGGGTGGAATCAACACCCATAGTTATACATTAAACCCTGTTATATGGATTGATCCATTAGGACTCTCTCCTACACAGCTTGTTCGCTACAAACCTAGAAGTAGTGTCAAACCTTGCCCAGGGGGACGAGCCACAGCAATTCATCGTGCTTGGGGGGAAGAGCGTGAACTAGTAGCAGCTGGTGGCGGTAGCCGAGAATGGAGTGCAAGTGAGCGTGAAACAATTTTGAACACAAAAAATAATGCGCAACTGTCTTCAATAATGTCTAAAGCAGGCTATACGGGCCATCACATCAACAGTGTGAAAGGAAATGGCGAGCTCGGCACTGCATGGAAAGGTGACCCTCGGAACATCGTATTTCTACAAAATGGCTCTCACCCGAGTGGGTTTGATGAGCACTTGATGGGAAATCAGGGACACCGAGGAAATTACGATACGCCAGGAAAAGGCCGATTAATTGATAGAAAAGCAACAGCATCCCAAATGGGACAAGATGGCTGTCCACTATAG
- a CDS encoding immunity protein Imm33 domain-containing protein — MTSSKEQIEICKKYSSKVIDLDENEMVAIALETIGQLPIRGVRVFKREGDNISWFFYCGEFSDSPDFFKPMHASHLNEYLPEVMKFLCLEPGYKFMTDPHGFEDVWKED, encoded by the coding sequence ATGACAAGCAGCAAAGAGCAAATTGAAATTTGCAAAAAATACTCGTCCAAGGTTATTGATTTGGATGAAAATGAAATGGTCGCGATTGCTCTTGAAACTATTGGCCAACTACCAATACGTGGCGTTAGAGTATTCAAAAGGGAGGGAGATAATATTTCGTGGTTTTTTTATTGCGGCGAATTCTCTGACTCCCCAGATTTCTTCAAGCCAATGCATGCCTCTCATTTGAATGAATACTTGCCAGAGGTGATGAAATTTCTTTGCCTAGAGCCCGGCTATAAATTCATGACGGATCCACATGGGTTTGAGGATGTTTGGAAGGAAGATTAA
- a CDS encoding RHS repeat domain-containing protein has product MLAFETRDEKAVHYLFEPDSFVPLAQVHTDAIRGVKVPAWSQHNPYDPDKDPLRQPSPEPEAPKAVYYYHTDHLGTPQALTDEQGALALEMDYKAWGQAREVIADAAGKAGIRNPFRFQGQYHDDESGLHYNRHRYYDPEIGRFISKDIIGLAGGINLYQYANNPLKWIDPLGLAGTTIDGLGNVVPTDDYGIPDRNLFQPNPNITKPYVRDKTLGPVTSQQNIVQGQPCVVCGNIGKTQVADHVDPLAVEYYRTGKNDVTHQTSTASVQAHCLKCSSKQGGRASAFTRAMKKKLGI; this is encoded by the coding sequence GTGCTGGCCTTTGAAACCCGCGACGAGAAAGCGGTGCATTATCTGTTCGAGCCGGACAGCTTCGTGCCGCTGGCCCAGGTGCACACCGACGCCATCCGCGGCGTCAAGGTACCGGCCTGGAGCCAGCATAACCCCTACGACCCGGACAAGGACCCGTTGCGTCAGCCCTCGCCGGAGCCCGAGGCCCCCAAGGCGGTGTACTACTACCACACCGACCACCTAGGCACCCCGCAGGCGCTGACCGACGAACAAGGCGCGCTGGCGCTGGAAATGGACTACAAGGCCTGGGGCCAGGCGCGCGAAGTCATCGCCGACGCCGCAGGCAAAGCCGGCATCCGCAACCCCTTCCGCTTCCAAGGGCAGTATCATGACGACGAGTCCGGGCTGCACTACAACCGTCATCGCTACTATGATCCGGAGATCGGGCGGTTTATTTCTAAAGATATAATTGGATTAGCTGGCGGTATAAACCTTTATCAGTATGCAAACAATCCTCTAAAATGGATTGATCCATTAGGACTAGCAGGGACCACTATTGATGGACTAGGCAATGTCGTTCCAACAGACGACTACGGGATACCCGATAGAAATCTTTTCCAGCCCAACCCCAATATTACAAAGCCATATGTTCGCGACAAAACACTAGGCCCAGTCACAAGTCAACAAAATATTGTTCAAGGTCAACCTTGCGTTGTATGTGGCAACATAGGGAAAACACAAGTTGCAGATCATGTAGATCCGTTAGCTGTTGAATACTACAGAACGGGTAAAAATGACGTAACTCACCAAACAAGCACTGCTTCAGTACAGGCTCACTGTTTGAAATGCTCTTCAAAACAAGGGGGCCGAGCTTCGGCCTTCACAAGAGCCATGAAGAAAAAACTAGGAATATAA
- a CDS encoding NTF2 fold immunity protein: MTPQETIGQYLKEMLDWEISFYKEQRSEAYKTDPTEREKSKKIARERLRIIFEKYVKDGEQNKIADAALTTMAVGRPPAYEQTIIEEISSTHNYVITKQNSGFENFFRYTLQENDSKWLIEKLHFSTDGKKWKLAESL; encoded by the coding sequence ATGACCCCCCAAGAAACCATAGGACAATATTTAAAAGAGATGCTCGACTGGGAAATAAGCTTCTACAAAGAACAGAGAAGTGAAGCTTATAAAACTGATCCCACCGAGCGTGAAAAATCAAAAAAGATAGCAAGAGAAAGACTGCGCATCATATTTGAGAAGTATGTCAAAGATGGCGAGCAAAATAAAATTGCCGACGCCGCTTTAACTACTATGGCGGTGGGTCGCCCCCCGGCTTACGAACAAACCATTATTGAAGAAATATCGTCTACACACAATTACGTCATAACAAAACAAAACAGTGGATTTGAAAATTTTTTCAGATATACTCTTCAAGAAAACGACTCAAAATGGTTGATTGAAAAATTACATTTCTCTACTGATGGGAAAAAATGGAAGCTTGCGGAATCACTTTAA